GGGGTGCGGCTCGATCCGGGCGCGGTCCACTTCTGCTACTGTCACTCACCCATGCGCTACCTGTACGACAGCTACGACGCCTACCGGAGCCAGATGAGGGGGCTGACGCGAGCGCTGTTCACCGCCACTGCCGGACGGCTGCGCCGCTGGGACACGCAGGCCGCCCAGCGGGTCGATTACTTCATCGCCAACTCGAACTACGTCGCCAAGCGCATCCAGCGTTTTTATAACCGCGAGAGCACGGTCATCCACCCGCCCATCGACCTGCACCGTGCCCAGCTTGCTGCGGCGCCGGGAGACCATTACCTCTGCGCCGGGCGGCTGGTCGGCTACAAGCAGACCGAACTGCTGATGGAGGCCTGCCGCCGTCTGGGGCGGAAGCTGCGCATCGTGGGCACCGGCCCCGAGGAGGCAAAGCTACGCCGTCTGGCGGCTGCGGACGCGGGATCTCAAGTTGAATTTTTAGGCGCACTGCCGAGCAAAGAACTCTGGCGCGAGTACTCCGAGTGCCGCGCGCTGCTCTTCGCCGCCGACGAGGACTTCGGCATGGTGCCGCTGGAGGCACAGGCCTGCGGGCGTCCAGTCATCTGCTACGGCTCGGGCGGCTCGCTGGAGACGGTGCGGGGCACGGGCGACCACCCCACCGGCGTCTACTTCGAGCACCAGACGGTCGAGTCGGCGATGGAGGGCATCCAGCGCTTCGAGGCGCAGGAGTCGCGCTTCACCCCCGAGACCGCGCAGGCGTGGGCCGCCGAGTTCGCCACGCCCGTCTTTCTGGAGCGGATGCGCGCGCTGATCCTCGAAAAAGTCCCCGCCGCAGCAGCCGAGATGGAGCCTGCTCCTACGATAGCTTCTGCGGAAAAGAGAGCCTGATGGAAGGGATGCGGGATATGTTGCGCCGGAGCCTGGGCCGGAGCCTCGCGCCCCTGCCCGCGCTCGACCGGCTGGCCGCCGCCTGGCCCGTGGCCTGCGGCAAGACGATGGCCGACCGGGGCGAGATCGCGAGCTTCGAGGAGGGCGTCGTGCACGTCGAGGTGCAGGACTCCACCTGGCTGGCGCAGATGCTCTCCATGCGCTCGATCCTGCAGCACGATCTGGCCCGGATCGCGGCAGTGAAGGTCACCGGGATACACTTTGAATTGAAGAAGTAATCGGCCCGGCCTGTCGTCCACAAACAACAGGCGCGGGAGCTACCTGGAGGACGTGTGCATGAGTGATGCAGGAACCGTCACGCTCGAAGATGTTCGGCGTGTCGCGGAGCTGGCCAACCTGGAACTGACGCCGGAGGAGGAGCCGCGGATGCAGCGCGACCTGAACGCCATCCTCGGGCACATCGCGCAGCTCAACCAGCTCGCGACCGACGACGTCCCGGCGATGGCGCAGGTGGGTGACGTACTCGCAACCGGCCACGCGGAGGAGACCGGCGAGGATCTCCGCGTCGATGCGGTGCGGCCCTCGGTCGACCGCCGCGCCGTCATGTCCAGCGCCCCCGAGACGGATGGGCGATTCTTCAAGGTTCCCAAGGTGATCGAGCGATAGATGAACTCTACTGAAACCCAAATCGAGAACAAGCTACTTACGATTGACGAGGCGCGCGCCGCCGTTCAGGCGACCTCCGCCACCGCCGTGGCCGAGCGCCAGTACACCCTCATCGCGCAGGACGACGTGGCCACAGGCAAGGGCATCAACAGCTTCCTCGCGCTGAGCCGCGAGCGTGCCCTGGCCCAGGCGGCCCGCATCGACGAGCTGACCGCACAGGGCAAGCCTCTGCCGCCGCTGGCCGGAGTGCCCATCGGCATCAAGGACGTGCTGGCCATGACCGGCTCGCCCGCCACCGCCGGATCGCTGATTCTAAAGGGCTACATGCCCCCCTACGACGCTACTGCGGTGGCCAAGCTAGAGGCGGCGGGAGCCGTTCTGCTGGGCAAGCTCAACTGCGATGAGTTCGCCATGGGCTCCTCGAACGAGAACTCGGCCTATGGCCCCGTCCGCAACCCGCGTGCGCTCGACCGCGTTCCCGGCGGCTCCAGCGGCGGCTCGGCGGCGGCGGTGGCGGCTGGGTTTGCCGCGGCCACACTCGGCACCGATACCGGCGGCTCCATCCGCCAACCCGCGGCCTTCTGCGGCGTGGTCGGCGTGCTGCCCACCTATGGGCGCGTCAGCCGCTACGGCCTCATCGCCTTCGCTTCGTCGCTCGACCGCGTCGGCCCCTTTACGGCCAACGTGAAGGACGCGGCCACGCTGCTCGGCGTGCTTGCGGGCAAGGACCCGCTGGACGCCACCAGCTCCGACCGGCCCGTGGACGACTATGTGGGCGCTCTGGCCAAGCCTGTCGAGGGCCTCCGCATCGGCGTGCCCGAGGAGTACTTCGGCGAGGGCCTCGACCCCGAGATCCGCGCCGCCGTTGAGCGCGTCATCGCGGGCCTTAAGGACGCGGGCTGCACCATCGTCCCTGTGCGCCTGCCCCACACCGCCTACGCGATCCCGACCTACTACGTCATCGCCACGGCGGAGGCCAGCTCGAACCTCTCGCGCTTCGACGGCGTGCGCTTCGGTCTGCGCGCCCCCGAGGGTAAAACCCTCTCCGGCATGTACCGCAAGACCCGCGACGAGGGCTTCGGGGCCGAGGTCAAGAGGCGCATTCTGCTGGGCACCTACGCGCTCAGCGCAGGCTACTACGACGCGTACTACCGCAAGGCCCAGCAGGTCCGGACGCTGCTGACCCGCGACTTCCTGACGGCCTTCGAGAGCTGCGACGCCATCGTCGGCCCCATGACGCCGACGCCGCCGTTCAAGATCGGCGAGAAGACCGACGACCCGGTCTCGATGTACCTGGCCGACATCTACTCGGTGGCCGCGTCGCTGGCGGGCATCTGCGGCATGAGCGTGCCCTGCGGAGAGACTGCGGGCAAGCTGCCCATCGGCGTCCAGATCATGGCGCGTCACTTCGACGAAGCCACCATGCTGCGCGTCGGCCTCGCCGTCGAAAAGATGCAGGCGAACTCCTAACAAAAGATGCAGGCGAATTTTTAACTAATCAGTAGCCAATGAATTTGAGGTCGGAATGGGTTTTGTAGATCGTATGAACAAGAAGGAAGACGAGAAGACCGAGCAGGAGAACGCCCTGCCGATCGGCGAGCACGAGGCGGGCGAGTCCTTCGAGTCGATGATTCCGCCGGTCATGGTCGGCCAAAGCGCCGAGCCGGCCCCCGAGCACGAGGCTCAGGCCCCGGCCCAGCCGGACGTCGTCCGCGCCTTCGACCAAGATGGCCGTGAGGTGCTGGTTCCCCGCGCCGAGTGGCGGGAGCAGGTCCTGCCGAACCTAGTCCAGTCCGCGTGGGAGAACCCCGAGCAGCTCTACCTGCTCATCGTCAACTCGCTCAACGAGGGCTTCACCAGCGAGATGGCCGCAGCAGCCCAGCAGCTCTACGCCATCGACACCATCCCCGCGCGCGGAGCCTGCATGTGGGCCGTTATCCTCATCCAGGAGGGGCGTCTGGACGAGGCGGAGGAGATTCTGAACGGCTACCTCGCCAAGCACGGCGACGAAGGTTCGGTCCTGACCAACCTCGCCCAGATCGCCGCCATGCGCGGCAACCAGGAGCAGGCCGAGACGACGCTCTGGAGAGCCATCCAGGCGGAGCCGAACATCGATAACGCGCTGGGCTGGTACGTCTCGCTGCAACAGCAGAAGGGCGGCGAGGCCGCTGCCAACGCCGCTTTGCAGACCATCGCGACGCTGCCCGGAAGCTGGCGCGCGCAGCTCTGGCAGGCTCGAGCGGCGATGCTGGCGCAGGATATGCCCACGGCTGTCTCGCTCTACCAGGAGTCGCTCGAGCGCGCTCCCCGGCCGGTTCCGGGCGACCTGCTGATGCAGATGAGCGGCGACCTCGGCGGCAACGGACGCCTGATCGAGCTGATCGGGCTCACCAGCCCGCACTTCGACCCGGAGGTCCACGGCCTGCCGGTGGGCAACAACCTCATCAAGGCCAATCTCGACCAGGGCAACGCCGACGCAGCCGAGCAGCTTGTCAAGACGCTGGCGCAGTTCGGACGCCCGGATTGGAAGTCGGGCCTCGAGTTCTGGGAACAGGAGATCGCGAAACTCCGTGGGGCGCAGGGTACGGCGGCGGCACCCGATCAGATTCAGGTTGGCATGTTGCGGATGGAAGGGCCGGTCTGGCTGCCTGCCGGGTCGCCGGGGCGCGGTCTCTTCGGGCCGAAGGCTGCGGGCGGGCCGACGGTCACCTTTATCGGCGGAACCGCCGAGACCAGCAGCCAGGAGGCCCAGGTACTCGACGGCCCGGGTCGCATGAGCCGGGCGCTGCCGCTGTTTCTGGCCGAGCAGGTGGAGATGCGTACCGCCGCCAACGGCCGGTCGATGCTGCCGTGGGCGATGGGCCAGCAGAGCGGCTTCGTCGTCGGCGCGGCGGCGTGGACGCCGGAGATGGCCGTGCAGGGCGTCGCGGCGGACGGCAGCGGAAGCCAGTACGTCGTCACCGTGCATATCGACGCGGCGGTGGAGCCGTGGACGGCGGAGCTGGTCTTCATCCGCACCAGCGACGGCGTGACCATCGGTGAGCTGGACGCGGAGTTCCCCTCGGCCAGCCCGGAGGACGGGCTGCTGGGGTTGGCGAACGAGGTGGTCGAGCTGCTGGGCGGCGATGAGCCCGCTCGGGGGTATAGCGTTCCGCACTCGTTCAGCGGCTACCTGTCGCGGCTGGAGCAGTTGCTGGCGGCGCGTTGCACGGCGATGGAGGGTGTGCCGCCGAGCTTCCTGCAAGGCGAGCGGGAGATTCTCGAGGGGAATCTGTACCAGTACATCGAGGAGCCGGAGAATCTGGCTTCGCGGCTGTTGCTGGTGGAGACCTTTGGGGCGATTGAGCGGGTGCGTCCGGCAGTGGCGGCGGAGTATCGTGAACGGCTCGAAAAGCTGCTGACCGAGCGGCCTTTAGCGACCTCGTAGTTATTCCCCGTTGGTCGGCAGCGAACATCTTTTTGCTTCCGGCCAACGGGAGGACCAAGCGAAGCAGTAAAAAGGCGTGTGAACGCCCGCCCCGCGCGCAGCGGACCCGTCCGGCAGGACGAACAACAGCAAAAGCGCCCTAGCGACGGGCAGGCGGCACTTCGTGCGGTCCTGGACGCTGCGCGTATGTGGAATCCTTTCAGGGGCTCGTGGCGTCCTATAGATGTTGAAACATGCATGAGGCGAGCACGATGAGTTCAAAGGCAATCTTCGACGCGGGAATCCACCCGCCGCAGTACCGGCTCCCGGCAGCTACCAGGGTCGGCCGGGTGCGTCTGGCCGTCTCGAATCTGGCCCGGTCGGTCGCGTTCTACCGCGACGTCGTCGGGCTGGCCGTGCGGACGCCGGAGCCGGATGGGATCGCCCGGTTGGGAGCGCACGGGGAGGAGACGGTTCTGCTCGAACTAAAGGCCGTTCCGGGCGTGAAGCCCATCGGCCCGCGGACCCGCCTTGGCCTCTACCACACGGCTTTTCTGCTGCCCAGCCGCGCGGCGCTGGCCAGCTTCGTGGATCACCTGCGCGAGTCGGTCGTGTCCTTCGGCTCGGCCGATCACCTGGTCAGCGAGGCCATCTACCTGACCGATCCCGATGGCTTGCAGGTGGAGGTCTACGCCGACCGACCCCGCTCCGAGTGGCGCTACGACGGCCATCAGCTACAGATGGCTACCGATCCTCTGCGTTCCAGCGAACTGGCGGCGCTGGAGCACGGGCGCTGGCAGGGTGCTCCGGTGGGAACCACAATGGGGCACCTGCACCTCTACGTCGGCGACCTGAAGATGGCAGCGGAGTTCTACCACGGCGGGTTGGGGCTGGACGTGATGGTCTGGCGCTATCCCGGTGCGCTGTTTACCTCGGCTGGCGGCTATCACCACCACGTTGGGTTGAACGTCTGGGCGGCGGGCTCGCCGGTGGCGTCGCCGGAGGACGCCCGCATGCTGTGGTGGCAGCTCGTGGTGCCCGAGGCCGAGGGGGCCATTGCAAGCATGAGGGCCGCAGGCTTCGGCGATGGGCCGAGCTTCCGCGATCCGTGGGGGACCGAAGTGGCCGTAGTGGAAGAGATAAAGTAGGCCCACGCGGAGGAATCTTTCGTGCGCGCGCGGCGGCTTGTGTAAAGTAGACGAAACAGCATAGAAAACTTCGGTCGCGGTCCTGCGGCAGAGCTGGCAGCACTAGGCAAGATCGGTTTTTTCCGGGCAAGCGTGAGACAGGGTAAATCTCTCGATCTGCCTGCCGGGGCTGGGTGAATCTCGACACAGGTGAACGGTACATGCGCAACAGGTTGGTGAAGGTTTTGCTGATGTTGTTGGTTGGGGTGGTGGCGGGCGGCCCGCTGGTGATGGCGCAGGAGGCTGCTCCGGTGGTATCTGCTCCGGCAATGGTTTCGGCGACAGCGGCGGGCGGAACGCAGACGGACCGGATCGCGGTGCTCGAAAAGCAGGTGACGGACCAGGCGACGGCGATTGCGGCCGCGCAGACGGCGGGCGATAACGCCTGGATGCTGGTCTCGGCGGCGCTGGTGCTGATGATGAGCGGACCTGGACTGGCGCTCTTCTACGGCGGCCTGGTGCGCAAGAAAAATATTCTGGGTACGATGATGCAGACCTTCGCCATGATGGCCGTCATCACGGTGCTGTGGGCGATCGTGACCTACTCGCTGGCCTTCGGCGACGGCAACGCATTTATCGGCGGCTTGGGCAACATGTTCCTGCACGGCGTGGGCCTTGCGCCGGACGTGAAGTACGCGGCTACGATTCCGTTGCAGACGTTCATGGTGTATCAGCTCATGTTCGCGATCATCACCCCCGCGCTGATTACGGGCGCGTTCGCCGAGCGGATGAAGTTCTCGGCGATGCTGGTCTTCATGGTGCTGTGGGCGTTGATCGTGTATAGCCCGATGGCGCACATGGTCTGGGGCAAGGGCGGTCTGCTGAACGCCGCTCTGGGCGGCATGTTCCCCTGTCTGGACTTCGCGGGCGGAACGGTGGTCCACGTCACCTCGGGCGTCTCGGCGCTGGTGACGGCGATCTACCTGGGCAAGCGCCTCGGCTACCCCAAGGTTCCGATGCCGCCGCACTCGGTGGTGCTGAGCTTCATCGGTGCGTGCCTGCTGTGGGTGGGCTGGTTCGGCTTCAACGCGGGCTCGGCGCTGGGCGCGGGCACGCTGGCCACCTCGGCCTTTGTGGCGACGCACTTCGGCGCGGCGGCTGCGGCCCTGAGCTGGAGCGCGGTGGAGTGGATCCGCAACGGCAAGCCCTCGGCCCTGGGAGCGATCTCGGGCGCGGTGGCCGGGCTGGTGGCAATTACGCCGGGAGCCGGTTTCGTGACCCCCATGAGCGCGATCTGGATCGGGCTCATCGTCGGCGTGTTCTGCTTCTTCATGGTGGTCAAGGTCAAGGCGATCTTCGGCTATGACGACTCGCTGGATGCCTTCGGCGTCCACGGCGCGGGCGGCACGCTGGGCGCGCTGCTGACGGGCGTCTTCGCCTCCAGCACCATCAACCCGATCTTCGGCGCGGGCAAGCCGACGGGCCTGCTCGAAGGCAACGCGCACCAGATGCTGAACCAGGTGACGGGCGTCGCGATTGCGTGGGGCCTGTCCATCGTGGGGACTCTGGTGATCCTGTTCGTAGTCGATAAGACCATTGGGCTGCGTGTGAGCGCGGCGGACGAAGAGATGGGTCTCGATCTCTCGCAGCATGGCGAAGAGGGATACGACTGGGCTCACTAACGAGCCCAGTTACATCTCATCAGGGTAAGATGCAGTAGCTCATTCGGAGATTTTGGGCGAGAGGATGGATTGGCAATGCAGAAGATCGAAGCAGTGATACAGCCGTCGAAGCTGGACGCGGTGAAGGATGCCCTGGTGGAGATCGGCGTCGAGGGAATCACGATTACCGAGGCGCGTGGCCACGGGCGGCAGAAGGGCCACACGGAGTTCTACCGCGGGCGCGAGTACGCGGTGGACCTGCTGCCGAAGGTGAAGCTGGAGACCGTGGTAACCGACGAGATGGCCGAGAAGGTAATCGACGCGATCATGGGCGCGGCGCGCACGGGCACCATCGGAGATGGCAAGATCTTCGTGACGAAGGTCGACGAAGCCATCCGGATAAGGAACGACGAACGCGGGGACGTGGCGCTGTAGCAACCAGCTCGCTCCCAATCACAAAACCGGGTGCTCCCGTCTCGTATCTGAGACAAGGGGCACCCGGTTTTTGCGCAGCTACTCCTTCGTCTCCGAGAGCATGTGGCGGATGCCCCGCAGCCCCTGCCGCGTACGCTCCTCGTTCTCGATCAGCGAGAACCGCACATACTCATCGCCCTGCTCGCCGAACCCGATCCCCGGACTCACCGCCACCTTGGCCTCGGCCAGCAGCTTCTTCGAGAACTCCAGCGACTTCATCGCCCGGTACTGCTCCGGAATCTTCGCCCATGCAAACATCGTGGCCTTCGGCATCGGCGTCTCCCAGCCCATACGGTTCAGCCCCTGCACCAGCACATCGCGGCGGCTCCGATAGGTCTCGACGATATCCGCCACGCACTCCTGCGGGCCTTCGAGCGCGGCGATGGAGGCCACCTGGATCGGTGTGAACGTGCCGTAGTCGAAGTAGCTCTTGATGCGCCCCAACGCACCCACCAGACGCTCGTTTCCGACCATGAACCCGACGCGCCAGCCCGGCATGTTGTAGCTCTTCGAGAGCGTGAAGAACTCGACCGCGATATCCTTCGCGCCCGGAACTTGTAACACCGAAGGTGGCTTATAGCCGTCGAAGACCAGGTCGGCGTACGCGAAGTCGTGCACCAGGATGACGTTGAACTCCTTGCAGATCGCCACCAGCCGCTCGAAGAACGGAAGGTCCACGCACTGCGCAGTGGGGTTCGACGGAAAGTTGACGATCAGCACTTTGGGCCGCGGGGTCATGCGCGGAATCGTCTCTTCGACCTGCGCCAGAAAGTCCTCGGTCGAGTGAACCGGAATCGAAAGAATGTCCGCGCCCGCGATCACAGGCCCGTAGATGTGGATCGGATAGCTGGGGTTCGGCACCAGCACGGTGTCGCCGCGGTCCAGCACCGCCAGGCAGAAGTGCGCGATGCCTTCCTTCGAGCCGATGGTCACGATGGCCTCGGTGTTCGGGTCGAGGTCGACGCCGTAGCGCGTACCATACCAGTTACAAATTGCCTTGCGCAGCCGGGGAATGCCCTTCGAGAGAGAGTAGCGGTGCGTCTGCTGCTTGCGCGCCGCCTCGATCATCTTCTCGACGATGTGCGCAGGCGTCGCGCCGTCGGGATTACCCATGCCGAAGTCGATGATGTCTTCGCCGCGCTTGCGTGCAGCGGCCTTCAGCTCGCCGGTGATGTTAAAAACATACGGCGGCAGACGCGAGATCCGTGAAAACTCTTTCATGTCCTTATCCTAAGCAAAGCGGTTCGAGCCTAAGGCTATTCGAGCCATGGAGCGGAAGCGCGGCCTTCGCCGAAGAATTGCCAGGGAGGTGCCTGCGCCGTTACGTGGCTACCGGATCTGTACCAGATCAGACGTCCCAGGAGGTGCAATATGGGACGTCTGCGGCGCTCGCCAATGGTCGATATAGCTCACCTGGTGGACACAGGAGATGGTGCAGTTGGGCGCGCACGACTTCTCAGTCAGGAACTCGCGCTTCACGTCGGCGCGCTTGTACTCGGCCAGCGGCACGCCCGGATAGCCGCGCTGCTGCGAGCAATAATGCACCAGCCCGAACTCGCAGATGTACAGGTAGCGCGCACCCGCGCGGCAACGCCAGTCGTTCGGCTTGCCGTTGGCGATGGCCTCTTGAAAGTGATTGAAGCGGGAGTAGCTGCGCCGCGTCAGGCTGCGGACCTTCTCCCACACGCCGCGCTCGGCGTCGCCCAGCGGCTTCAACTGCCCGCTGCCGTCGTGGATGATGCCGATGGTAGACGAGAAGCCCAGCCCCAGCGCACGCTCACTCACGGTCAACGCGTCATTCGGGTTGGCGATGCCGCCGCCCACGACTGAGTTGATGTTCACATGAAAGTCGGCGTGCTCGGCCAGCATCCTCAGCTTGGCGTCCAGCACCTTCAGGCTCTTCTTCGACACGGCATCCGGCATCACGTTGTCGATGGAGATCTGCATGTGATCCAGCCCGGCCTTGTTTAGCCGCTCGATCCGGTCCGGCATCAGCAGATAGCCGTTAGTAATCATGCCCGCAATCGCGCCGGTCTTGCGGATACGCGCAATCACGCGGTCGAGATCGGGGTGCAGCAGCGGCTCTCCGCCCGAGATCGTAATGACCGACGTTCCCAGCCGTCCCAGCTCGTCGATGCGGCGCTCCATCTCCGCGATCGGCACCGGGTCCGAGTGGTCGTCGAACTCATTGCAATAGGTACAGGCCAGGTTGCACCGGCGCATCGGCACAATGTGCGCCATGTAGGGGTGCCCGGTCCCGGCCAGCGCCGAGCCGATGGACCCCAGCTCGCGCAGCTTTCGTGTTACCGCTCGCCAACGCCGCCTTGCCGTACTCTTGCGGCGAACTGGCGCCGTTACCTTCACCTCGGACATGATGTTTCCAGTATAAATCCCCGGACTCGCCCAAGCCTAACCGGGCAGTGTTAGCCTGTTCGGATGATTCTCCCCACGCTCGCTCTGGCACTCGCACTCCAGACCCCCAACCAGCTTCCTGCCCAGGCCTCTCCCAAAGCCGCGCCCCAGGTTCCGGCTAAGGCTCCAGCTCAGGCGGCTCCAGCCCATCCCCCCGCTCAGACTTCGGCATCCGACTCTGAGGACACAATCCCCTCCTCCGCTCACCCCATCCAGACCGTCTCCGGCCGGGGTGTTCAGATCTACGCCTGCACGAAAGGCTCCTGGGTGTTTCAAGCGCCGGAGGCCACGCTCGTCGATACCCAGACCGGCAGCCCGGTAGGGACGCACGGAGCCGGACCCACGTGGACGTGGAAGGACGGCAGCTCGGTCAAGGGTGAGGTCGCGCAGAAGGTTCCCTCGCCCGATGCCGACAGCATCCCGTGGCTGCTGTTGCGAGCGAAGCCCGCTTCCCAGCCCGGAGCGTTAGCCTCGGTCGTCTGGGTGCGCCGCTCCGACACTCGCGGCGGCACTGCCCCCACCAGCGGCTGCGACGCCGGCCACGAGGGCACCACCACACGCGTCCGTTACACCGCGACTTACACCTTCTATACGGAGCCGTAACAGACCGTCTAGCTTTGGAGCCAACAATGACGCTCAGGGGGAAGGAGAGGCTCGCTCCGCTAACCCCTCATAGCCTGTTTCTTCCTCAAGCCGTGGTCTTCACCGCCCCGCGCAACAACTCGCACTCCACTCCGCTGGCCGGCAGATAGACCGAAACCACGTCAATCCGCGTTAAGACGCTCTCCCGCTCCTCCCGGCTCATCCGCCGCAGATAAGCCCGCCCCATCGCCCGCAGCATCCTCTGCTTGTCTCGATCGACAGATATCTCTGCCGGTACAAGCGCCCGCGCGGACCGTGTCTTGACCTCCACAAAGCAAAGCGTCTCCCCATCCCACCCCACCAGGTCGAGATCGCCCCGCTCCTCCGTACACCGCCACCGCCGGGCCACGATCACATATCCCTGCTGCCGCAAGAAGAAGAGTGCCTCCATCTCCCCGCGCCGTCCCGCCCGCAGATGCTCCGGCTGCCTCCGCCCCGGCCCAAACCGCTTCCCGAACGCCTCCATCCCGCGCAGAGCCGACCGCTCCAAGTTCAGCCACACGTTCCCCATCATGGCGCAAGCATATCAGTGGCCTTTTGCGCTTTTGCACCTTTTCCGACCCTCTCGCGTCCTTCAGGATTGCCACTCCACCGCCAACCCTGCGATACTTGATTGTGCACACACCGCACCATCAAATTCCCATTTCAAAGAGGTCGCGGACATGTCTGCAAAGTACATCTTTGTAACCGGCGGCGTCGTGTCTTCGCTCGGTAAAGGCCTGGCAGCGGCCTCCATCGGATGCCTGCTCGAAGCACGCGGCATCAAGATCAACATGATGAAGTTCGACCCGTATCTGAACGTCGATCCGGGCACCATGAGCCCCTTCCAGCACGGCGAGGTCTTCGTCACCGACGACGGAGCCGAAACTGACCTCGATCTCGGTCACTACGAGCGCTTCACCCACTCCAAGCTCAGCCGCGACAACAACCTCACCACCGGCCGCATCTACGAGCAGATCATCACCAAGGAGCGCCGCGGCGACTACCTCGGCAAGACCGTCCAGGTCATCCCCCACGTCACCAACGAGATCAAGAACGCCATGCGCAAGGTCGCGCAGGACGCCGAGATCGTCATCGTGGAGATCGGCGGCACCGTCGGCGATATCGAGTCGCTTCCCTTCCTCGAGGCCATCCGCCAGATGCGCCAGGAGCTGGGCCGCGACAACACCTGCTTCGTCCACATGACGCTGGTCCCCTGGATCGCCGCCGCGCAGGAGCTGAAGACCAAGCCCACCCAGCACTCGGTCAAGGAGATGCTCTCCATCGGCATCCAGCCCGACATCCTCCTCTGCCGCTCCGACCGCACCGTCCCTCGCGACATGCGCTCGAAGATCGCCGCCTTCTGCAACGTCGAGGAGAAGGCCGTCATCATCGCCCGCGACGTGCCCTCCATCTACGAGGTGCCGCTGAACTTGGCCGAGCAGGGCGTCGACGACCTCGCCCTCAAGTACCTCCGCATCGACGCCAAGACCCCCGACCTGACCAAGTGGCAGGACATCGTTCAGCGCGCCTACAACCCGCAGGACGAGGTGCTCATCGGCATCGTCGGCAAGTACGTCGAGTACGAGGACAGCTACAAGTCCCTGAAGGAAGCTCTCGTCCACGGCGCGCTCGCGCACAACCTGAAACTCCGCGTCACCTGGATTGAGGCCGAGGGGCTCGAGACCGAGAACTACGAGCAGCAGCTCGCCGGACTCGACGGCATCCTGGTCCCCGGCGGCTTCGGCAAGCGCGGCATCGAGGGGATGCTCAACGCCATCCGCTACGCCCGCGAGCAGCAGGTGCCCTACTTCGGCATCTGCCTCGGCATGCAGACCGCCTGCATCGAGTACGCGCGCAACGTCTGCGGTCTCAAGGGAGCCAACTCCGGCGAGTTCGACCCGGCC
This is a stretch of genomic DNA from Granulicella sp. WH15. It encodes these proteins:
- the alaC gene encoding alanine transaminase, producing the protein MKEFSRISRLPPYVFNITGELKAAARKRGEDIIDFGMGNPDGATPAHIVEKMIEAARKQQTHRYSLSKGIPRLRKAICNWYGTRYGVDLDPNTEAIVTIGSKEGIAHFCLAVLDRGDTVLVPNPSYPIHIYGPVIAGADILSIPVHSTEDFLAQVEETIPRMTPRPKVLIVNFPSNPTAQCVDLPFFERLVAICKEFNVILVHDFAYADLVFDGYKPPSVLQVPGAKDIAVEFFTLSKSYNMPGWRVGFMVGNERLVGALGRIKSYFDYGTFTPIQVASIAALEGPQECVADIVETYRSRRDVLVQGLNRMGWETPMPKATMFAWAKIPEQYRAMKSLEFSKKLLAEAKVAVSPGIGFGEQGDEYVRFSLIENEERTRQGLRGIRHMLSETKE
- a CDS encoding CTP synthase; this translates as MSAKYIFVTGGVVSSLGKGLAAASIGCLLEARGIKINMMKFDPYLNVDPGTMSPFQHGEVFVTDDGAETDLDLGHYERFTHSKLSRDNNLTTGRIYEQIITKERRGDYLGKTVQVIPHVTNEIKNAMRKVAQDAEIVIVEIGGTVGDIESLPFLEAIRQMRQELGRDNTCFVHMTLVPWIAAAQELKTKPTQHSVKEMLSIGIQPDILLCRSDRTVPRDMRSKIAAFCNVEEKAVIIARDVPSIYEVPLNLAEQGVDDLALKYLRIDAKTPDLTKWQDIVQRAYNPQDEVLIGIVGKYVEYEDSYKSLKEALVHGALAHNLKLRVTWIEAEGLETENYEQQLAGLDGILVPGGFGKRGIEGMLNAIRYAREQQVPYFGICLGMQTACIEYARNVCGLKGANSGEFDPATPHRIIYKLRELTGVEEMGGTMRLGAWACVLEPGSLAAKAYGTTEISERHRHRYEFNREYEAVLTGGGLRLTGTTPDATYVEIVEIPDHPFFLGCQFHPEFKSKPLEPHPLFRDFVGASHKNRRAQITQSESSHTAVPSAKA
- a CDS encoding radical SAM protein, whose translation is MSEVKVTAPVRRKSTARRRWRAVTRKLRELGSIGSALAGTGHPYMAHIVPMRRCNLACTYCNEFDDHSDPVPIAEMERRIDELGRLGTSVITISGGEPLLHPDLDRVIARIRKTGAIAGMITNGYLLMPDRIERLNKAGLDHMQISIDNVMPDAVSKKSLKVLDAKLRMLAEHADFHVNINSVVGGGIANPNDALTVSERALGLGFSSTIGIIHDGSGQLKPLGDAERGVWEKVRSLTRRSYSRFNHFQEAIANGKPNDWRCRAGARYLYICEFGLVHYCSQQRGYPGVPLAEYKRADVKREFLTEKSCAPNCTISCVHQVSYIDHWRAPQTSHIAPPGTSDLVQIR
- a CDS encoding YraN family protein, giving the protein MMGNVWLNLERSALRGMEAFGKRFGPGRRQPEHLRAGRRGEMEALFFLRQQGYVIVARRWRCTEERGDLDLVGWDGETLCFVEVKTRSARALVPAEISVDRDKQRMLRAMGRAYLRRMSREERESVLTRIDVVSVYLPASGVECELLRGAVKTTA
- a CDS encoding DUF3455 domain-containing protein, with the protein product MILPTLALALALQTPNQLPAQASPKAAPQVPAKAPAQAAPAHPPAQTSASDSEDTIPSSAHPIQTVSGRGVQIYACTKGSWVFQAPEATLVDTQTGSPVGTHGAGPTWTWKDGSSVKGEVAQKVPSPDADSIPWLLLRAKPASQPGALASVVWVRRSDTRGGTAPTSGCDAGHEGTTTRVRYTATYTFYTEP
- a CDS encoding P-II family nitrogen regulator, which codes for MQKIEAVIQPSKLDAVKDALVEIGVEGITITEARGHGRQKGHTEFYRGREYAVDLLPKVKLETVVTDEMAEKVIDAIMGAARTGTIGDGKIFVTKVDEAIRIRNDERGDVAL